The proteins below come from a single Gossypium raimondii isolate GPD5lz chromosome 2, ASM2569854v1, whole genome shotgun sequence genomic window:
- the LOC105787446 gene encoding la-related protein 1C, which produces MAANINTVNFNTSVAVAAVNHSAGSPNQSHRATTEDSPPWSEIVLRRESDPTAGSPLTHSSSSSPPPSASVVEPYVTTEFGEGGVENAGTGPNGNAGKRTAWNRPSNGGTEIGVVMGADTWPALSPSAARVPPKSSSDSPRASLDGSSSSPSVVPVSQGSGSAPPSSASQKPVSNSVKSNSNSTPNHNTPARQRSMKRNSNNSASNGGLSQAPPQGPVVESPVNSPSSRDHVQRSSFVSQSHTSGNDQPHPRNSFRQRNGGPHPRGDGSHHQNFGGRRNQDHGNHEWNGRSFNNRDGHMQPRVAPRLMRHPPPPPLPNTLPFIAHTPMRPFGTPMGYPDLTSLYVVPAAPPESLRGLPFVAPMPPMFFPPPEPLDNQLHARIVNQIDYYFSNENLIKDTYLRQNMDDQGWVPIKLIAGFKKVSLLTDNIQLITDALQRSMVVEVQGDKVRKRTDWMRWIMPPSVQFPTISGQDTLAARVQKISLEQKTANQSGTSNQEDTNASGLSGRALSGDFNNQSQQLNSEGTSVGAQAGPASNST; this is translated from the exons ATGGCTGCAAATATTAATACGGTTAATTTCAATACCTCCGTTGCAGTGGCAGCTGTTAATCACTCTGCTGGTAGCCCTAACCAATCACATCGTGCCACGACAGAGGATTCTCCGCCCTGGTCTGAAATCGTCCTCCGGCGGGAATCCGACCCAACTGCGGGTAGTCCATTAACGCATTCGTCCTCTTCGTCGCCGCCACCGTCAGCGTCGGTGGTCGAGCCGTATGTTACGACGGAGTTCGGAGAGGGAGGTGTCGAGAATGCGGGTACTGGGCCAAACGGCAATGCTGGTAAGAGGACCGCTTGGAACAGACCTTCTAACGGCGGTACCGAGATTGGGGTCGTTATGGGGGCCGACACGTGGCCTGCTTTGTCTCCGTCCGCAGCTAGGGTTCCTCCCAAATCTTCTTCAGATTCACCCAGAGCTTCATTGGATGGATCATCGTCTTCTCCTTCTGTTGTCCCCGTTTCTCAG GGGAGTGGAAGTGCACCGCCATCATCGGCTTCGCAGAAACCAGTCAGCAACAGCGTGAAGTCAAATTCAAATTCGACTCCGAACCATAACACTCCTGCACGACAGAGGTCAATGAAACGAAATAGTAATAACTCAGCATCTAATGGTGGTCTCTCACAGGCACCGCCTCAAGGTCCTGTGGTTGAATCACCTGTTAATAGCCCTTCATCTAGGGATCACGTACAGAGAAGTAGTTTTGTATCACAGTCTCATACTAGTGGTAATGATCAGCCACACCCACGGAATTCATTTAGACAACGTAATGGTGGTCCACATCCACGAGGAGATGGTTCTCACCATCAGAATTTTGGAGGAAGGCGCAATCAAGATCATGGAAATCATGAGTGGAATGGTCGAAGTTTTAATAACAGGGATGGTCACATGCAGCCAAGAGTTGCTCCTAGGTTAATGAGGCATCCGCCACCACCTCCACTGCCTAATACTTTACCTTTTATTGCACACACTCCTATGCGGCCTTTTGGCACCCCAATGGGGTATCCTG ATTTGACATCTCTTTATGTTGTCCCGGCTGCTCCTCCAGAGTCACTTAGAGGTTTGCCATTTGTTGCACCGATGCCCCCAATGTTTTTCCCACCCCCAGAGCCTCTTGACAATCAGTTGCATGCTAGAATAGTGAATCAGATAGATTATTATTTCAG TAATGAAAATCTAATTAAGGATACCTACTTGAGGCAAAACATGGATGACCAGGGCTGGGTTCCTATTAAATTAATAGCCGGCTTCAAAAAG GTTTCACTTTTGACTGATAATATTCAGCTTATAACGGATGCTCTGCAAAGGTCAATGGTTGTGGAAGTGCAG GGTGACAAAGTAAGGAAGCGGACCGATTGGATGCGATGGATAATGCCACCTTCTGTTCAGTTCCCTACCATTTCTGGTCAGGATACGTTGGCTGCTCGTGTTCAGAAGATTTCATTGGAGCAGAAAACCGCAAACCAGAGTGGTACAAGTAACCAAGAAGATACTAATGCCAGTGGACTGTCAGGTAGAGCATTGTCGGGAGACTTCAATAATCAGTCACAGCAACTCAACAGTGAAGGAACATCTGTCGGTGCTCAGGCTGGTCCGGCAAGTAATTCAACTTAA